A window from Lampris incognitus isolate fLamInc1 chromosome 5, fLamInc1.hap2, whole genome shotgun sequence encodes these proteins:
- the fscn1b gene encoding fascin — MSANGANGPGDVLQIPLGLINCSGKYLTAEAFGFKINASASSLKKKQTWTLEQTGEDGSAVFLRSHLGRYLAADKDGNVTADSETRGGGDCRFVIAAHGDGQWSLMSEPYGRYLGGSEDRITCFAQTAAPAEKWSVHLAVHPQVNLYSLTRKRFAHLSAGDERRAAEVAIDRDVPWGVDSLITLVYRDRRYHLETSDNRFLRSDGTLVDETDKDTGYTLEFRSGMVAFRDCDGRYLAPAGPTGAMRCGRGTRLGKDELFGLERSHAQVVVTAGNERNVSTRQGMDLSANQDEEGDQEVFQLEMSREDRKCAFRTATGKYWTLTATGGLQCTASSKSANSYFELEWRDGRVCVRAANGKYVTAKKNGQLTAAVENAGEAELFLMKLINRPIIVLRGEHGFIGCRKAGIATLDSNRASYDVFQLEFNNGAYCLKDAQGKYWCVGEDTAVLCSSTSPVQFMFEFCDLNKMAIRAPGGKYLKGDHAGGLKANADSLDNATLWEY, encoded by the exons ATGTCCGCCAACGGCGCAAACGGACCCGGAGATGTGCTGCAGATCCCGCTGGGCCTCATCAACTGCAGCGGCAAGTATCTGACCGCGGAGGCGTTCGGCTTCAAAATCAATGCGTCCGCCAGCAGCCTGAAGAAGAAGCAGACGTGGACCCTGGAGCAGACCGGGGAGGACGGCAGCGCCGTGTTCCTCCGCTCCCACCTGGGCCGCTACCTCGCCGCGGACAAGGACGGCAACGTCACCGCGGACAGCGAGACGCGCGGCGGCGGCGACTGCCGCTTCGTCATCGCCGCGCACGGCGACGGCCAGTGGTCGCTGATGTCCGAACCCTACGGACGCTACCTGGGCGGCAGCGAAGACCGCATCACCTGCTTCGCGCAGACGGCCGCGCCGGCGGAGAAATGGAGCGTACACCTGGCCGTGCACCCTCAGGTCAACCTGTACAGCCTGACGCGCAAACGCTTCGCGCACCTGAGCGCCGGCGACGAGCGGCGGGCGGCGGAGGTGGCCATCGACCGCGACGTGCCGTGGGGCGTCGACTCGCTCATCACGCTGGTGTACCGCGACCGGCGCTACCACCTGGAGACCTCCGACAACCGGTTCCTCCGCAGCGACGGCACTCTGGTTGACGAAACAGACAAAGACACCGGCTACACGCTGGAGTTCCGCTCCGGCATGGTGGCCTTCCGGGACTGCGACGGCCGCTACCTGGCGCCGGCGGGTCCCACCGGAGCGATGCGGTGCGGTAGGGGCACTCGCCTCGGCAAGGACGAGCTGTTCGGGCTGGAGCGCAGCCACGCGCAGGTCGTTGTGACGGCGGGCAACGAGAGGAACGTGTCCACCAGGCAAG GTATGGACTTGTCAGCCAACCAGGATGAGGAGGGGGACCAGGAAGTCTTCCAGCTGGAGATGAGTCGAGAGGACAGGAAATGTGCCTTCCGAACTGCCACTGGAAAATACTGGACTCTGACAGCCACTGGAGGCCTGCAGTGCACCGCCTCCTCCAA GTCTGCCAACAGTTATTTTGAACTTGAATGGCGtgatggccgtgtgtgtgtgcgtgcagctaATGGGAAGTATGTGACTGCCAAGAAGAACGGACAGCTCACTGCTGCTGTTGAAAATGCCG gggAAGCAGAGCTGTTCCTGATGAAGCTGATCAACCGTCCAATCATTGTCCTTCGTGGAGAGCACGGTTTCATTGGCTGTCGTAAGGCTGGCATAGCAACCCTGGACTCCAATCGTGCTTCATATGATGTCTTTCAGCTCGAGTTCAACAATGGTGCTTACTGCCTGAAAG ATGCCCAGGGGAAGTACTGGTGTGTCGGTGAGGACACAGCAGTGTTGTGTAGCAGCACCTCACCTGTCCAGTTCATGTTTGAGTTCTGTGATCTCAACAAGATGGCGATACGTGCACCAGGAGGGAAATACCTAAAAGGGGACCATGCCGGGGGGCTAAAGGCCAACGCCGACTCTCTGGACAACGCCACTCTGTGGGAGTACTGA